A single Nitrospiria bacterium DNA region contains:
- a CDS encoding LuxR C-terminal-related transcriptional regulator — MITKKLKEKRKVGRPRKEGSENLTEREIEVLKLLANGNTVKTVASQLNISTKTVDTHTVRLMRKIKVRNRVGLVKYALREKLILLED; from the coding sequence ATGATTACTAAAAAACTTAAAGAAAAAAGAAAGGTCGGTCGTCCCAGGAAGGAAGGAAGCGAAAACCTTACGGAAAGAGAAATTGAGGTTTTAAAGCTTCTAGCAAACGGGAATACCGTCAAAACCGTGGCATCACAATTAAATATCAGCACCAAAACCGTTGACACCCACACAGTAAGACTCATGCGGAAAATCAAAGTACGAAACCGTGTGGGTCTTGTGAAATATGCCCTTCGTGAAAAGTTAATCCTTCTTGAGGATTAA
- a CDS encoding SEC-C metal-binding domain-containing protein, with product MDQISVDKFITVLDEALKRFERPGRRDRSGYKKTLEEQYLLAKRVYEFILKADGTPDKDLFDEIVQKAEFDFTGWLVGLPLSLNDHGGLIDEAVEVGSLFAEIHSPDNFLGDMGIILAEAGRREEALKRITENLERFDDDVWVMIKSGDAFCALKETERAIELYNRAYALRDPLSYDREGVLERLIPLLRELGRDEEADSLAKREEKAREEEYKSFDTDPSVTKTPVEPKRMPAKSLKVGRNQPCPCGSGKKYKKCCWI from the coding sequence ATGGATCAGATAAGTGTTGACAAATTTATCACCGTCCTTGATGAGGCTTTAAAGAGATTTGAAAGGCCTGGCAGGCGGGATCGAAGCGGCTATAAAAAGACGCTCGAAGAGCAGTATCTCCTTGCAAAGCGGGTCTATGAGTTCATTTTGAAAGCCGACGGCACACCGGACAAGGATTTGTTCGACGAGATCGTGCAGAAGGCAGAATTTGACTTTACCGGATGGCTGGTGGGTCTTCCTCTTTCGCTGAATGACCATGGAGGATTGATCGATGAGGCGGTTGAAGTAGGCAGTCTTTTTGCCGAGATTCATTCTCCGGACAATTTTCTTGGCGATATGGGAATTATACTCGCAGAGGCCGGAAGGCGAGAGGAGGCCCTTAAAAGGATAACCGAGAACCTCGAGCGGTTTGATGACGATGTTTGGGTGATGATTAAATCGGGCGATGCCTTTTGTGCATTAAAAGAGACCGAAAGGGCGATTGAGCTCTATAACCGCGCATACGCTTTAAGGGATCCACTCAGTTATGACAGGGAGGGGGTGCTTGAACGCCTTATTCCCCTGCTCAGGGAGCTTGGCAGAGATGAGGAGGCAGATTCCCTGGCCAAAAGGGAGGAAAAAGCCCGGGAAGAAGAATACAAAAGCTTTGATACCGACCCTTCCGTCACGAAAACGCCGGTCGAGCCCAAAAGGATGCCTGCGAAGTCCTTAAAAGTCGGGAGGAACCAACCCTGCCCCTGCGGAAGCGGGAAGAAATACAAGAAGTGCTGCTGGATATAA
- a CDS encoding nucleotidyltransferase domain-containing protein, with protein sequence MDTKIQFIVSKLKHRLDKIYGARLRKLILYGSHARGEAIAGSDIDVLLILDECRDFWSEFEKIEDLTSQISLEHDIVVSVFPMSERDYQERQTPFLLNVRREGMLVP encoded by the coding sequence ATGGATACCAAGATCCAATTCATTGTTAGTAAATTAAAACATCGTCTCGACAAGATATATGGGGCTCGCCTTCGGAAACTGATCCTGTATGGCTCACATGCAAGGGGCGAGGCCATCGCAGGATCGGATATTGATGTCCTGCTCATCCTGGATGAGTGTCGTGACTTTTGGTCTGAGTTCGAAAAGATCGAGGATCTCACCAGCCAAATTTCTCTGGAACATGATATCGTCGTTTCGGTCTTTCCGATGTCGGAAAGAGACTATCAGGAACGGCAGACGCCATTTCTGCTGAATGTCCGGCGCGAAGGGATGCTGGTCCCATGA
- a CDS encoding HEPN domain-containing protein has product MRPELNELVSKSRESLDAAEVLFQHKFYGFAAARAYYAMFYLSEAALLGKGLTYSKHSAVIGAFGQHFTKTGLVDTKYHRYLKSAYDKRAVGDYAVGVHVSEKAASETIGQAKEFMSVILRYLESQEKPT; this is encoded by the coding sequence ATGAGGCCAGAGCTTAATGAACTGGTCTCAAAGTCCCGTGAGAGCCTAGATGCGGCAGAAGTTCTGTTCCAACATAAGTTTTATGGCTTTGCTGCCGCCCGAGCCTACTATGCCATGTTCTATCTTTCCGAGGCTGCACTTCTGGGAAAAGGGCTGACCTATTCAAAGCATAGCGCAGTCATCGGGGCGTTTGGCCAGCACTTTACAAAAACGGGGCTGGTGGATACAAAGTATCACCGGTATCTGAAGAGTGCCTACGATAAAAGAGCCGTTGGCGATTACGCGGTTGGTGTCCATGTTTCAGAAAAAGCCGCAAGCGAAACAATTGGACAGGCCAAAGAATTTATGAGTGTCATACTACGATACTTAGAAAGCCAGGAAAAGCCTACCTAA
- a CDS encoding BrnT family toxin, whose protein sequence is MDHFDVLSKCIGFEWDKHNSEKIWQKHRVTPSECEEGFFNRPLIVKDDTKHSEKESRYYSLGHSDSGRLLFNVFTVRRDKIRVISARNVNHKERKVYKSYEEESS, encoded by the coding sequence ATGGATCATTTCGATGTCCTTTCAAAGTGCATTGGATTTGAATGGGATAAACATAATTCAGAGAAAATTTGGCAAAAGCACAGGGTCACCCCCTCTGAGTGCGAAGAAGGATTTTTCAATCGGCCCCTCATCGTTAAGGACGACACAAAACATTCAGAGAAAGAGTCCCGTTATTACAGCCTTGGTCATTCGGATTCGGGCAGACTTTTATTTAATGTCTTTACCGTTCGAAGGGACAAAATCCGTGTCATTTCGGCAAGGAACGTGAATCACAAAGAAAGGAAGGTGTACAAATCTTATGAAGAAGAAAGTTCCTAA
- a CDS encoding BrnA antitoxin family protein — translation MKKKVPKFKSEDEEGEFWATHDSTEFVDWKKGKRAVLPNLKPSIKTISLRLPESMLEELKLLANKRDVPYQSLLKIFLSERIQKELKAS, via the coding sequence ATGAAGAAGAAAGTTCCTAAATTCAAGAGCGAAGATGAGGAAGGGGAGTTTTGGGCAACCCATGACTCAACCGAGTTTGTCGATTGGAAAAAGGGAAAAAGGGCTGTGCTTCCCAACCTCAAGCCCTCCATAAAAACCATTTCCTTAAGGCTTCCGGAATCGATGCTCGAGGAGCTGAAGCTTCTGGCCAACAAACGGGATGTCCCCTACCAATCTCTCCTGAAAATATTTCTTTCCGAAAGGATTCAGAAAGAATTAAAGGCAAGTTAA